A window of the Hordeum vulgare subsp. vulgare chromosome 5H, MorexV3_pseudomolecules_assembly, whole genome shotgun sequence genome harbors these coding sequences:
- the LOC123452280 gene encoding cytochrome b5, translating to MPTLTKLYSMKEAALHNTPDDCWIVVDGKIYDVTAYLDDHPGGADVLLAVTGMDGTEEFEDAGHSKDAKELMKDYFIGELDLDETPDMPEMEVFRKEQDMDFASKLVAYAAQYWAVPVAAVGISAVVAILYARKK from the exons atgCCGACGCTGACGAAGCTGTACAGCATGAAGGAGGCCGCCCTCCACAACACCCCGGACGACTGCTGGATCGTCGTCGACGGCAAG ATTTATGATGTGACCGCATATTTGGATGACCATCCTGGGGGTGCTGATGTTCTGCTTGCCGTGACTG GTATGGATGGCACCGAGGAATTTGAAGATGCAGGCCACAGCAAGGATGCCAAGGAGCTGATGAAGGATTACTTCATTGGGGAGTTGGACTTGGACGAAACACCTGACATGCCTGAGATGGAGGTTTTCAGGAAAGAGCAGGACATGGACTTTGCCAGCAAGCTGGTAGCCTATGCGGCGCAGTACTGGGCCGTTCCCGTAGCAGCAGTCGGGATATCAGCCGTTGTTGCCATATTGTATGCACGAAAGAAGTGA